TTATCTCTATTTTTGAAGCAGAATACTtgagaaaaccaaatgaaacagATACTGCAAGGCTCCTACATGTGGGCAATCAACGTGGTTTTCCTGGAATGCTAGGCAGCTTGGATTGTATGCATTGGCAGTGGGACAAATGTCCAACTGCTTACCCTGGCTTCTTCAGTGGCCGCAGCGGAAAACCCACTATTGTACCTGAAGCACTTGCATCGTATGATTTGTGGATTTGGCATGCTTTCTTTGGCATGCCTGGGTCATTCAACGATATCAATGTGCTTGATCAATCTCATCTCTTTGATGATCTCAGTGCCGGTCGTGCCCCTCCAGCCCATTTTGTTGTTAACGGGAGTCAGTACGACATAGGGTACTACCTTGCTGATGGTATCTATCCAAAATGGGCGACTCTCGTCCAAACCATTTCTCAACCACAAGGAAGAAAGAAGCAACACTTTGCGAGGATGCAGGAGGCATGTCACAAGGATGTTGAAAGGGCATTTGGCGTACTCCAAGCACGCTGGGCAATTGTGAGAGGACCGGCGCGATTCTGGAATGAGGAGGATCTAGGCTacatcatgaaaacatgtgtCATTTTGCATAACATGATAATTGAAGACCAACGTGATCATGATGCTAGTGATGAAATTACTGAACTTCTTTCTTCCAACCCAATTCAAGTATCGAGAGATATCACTCCTgcattggttgatttctttaaaaataaccGCAGGATTCGATCAAATGAGGCACATCATTCGCTCCGCAATGATCTTATTGAACACCTATGGGCCCGTAATGGAGATGAAGAATGAGGTTCCCgtgtcttgtatttcat
This DNA window, taken from Rhododendron vialii isolate Sample 1 chromosome 8a, ASM3025357v1, encodes the following:
- the LOC131298710 gene encoding uncharacterized protein LOC131298710 yields the protein MSNLTHRILLGEFDGSSSDDDEIAMAQLIMARQYQKFQRRRQQRGHVGFTSGRAWIPRDRVAADQRLNDDYFCEYPLYDEKLFQQRFRMSRPLFHKILGKLQQHDVTFVQRNDSTGAVGLSGIQKMTAALRMMAYGMPADSLDEYLKIGGSIAVESLQSFCRGVISIFEAEYLRKPNETDTARLLHVGNQRGFPGIAGRAPPAHFVVNGSQYDIGYYLADGIYPKWATLVQTISQPQGRKKQHFARMQEACHKDVERAFGVLQARWAIVRGPARFWNEEDLGYIMKTCVILHNMIIEDQRDHDASDEITELLSSNPIQVSRDITPALVDFFKNNRRIRSNEAHHSLRNDLIEHLWARNGDEE